A stretch of Pristis pectinata isolate sPriPec2 chromosome 26, sPriPec2.1.pri, whole genome shotgun sequence DNA encodes these proteins:
- the ints11 gene encoding integrator complex subunit 11: MPEIKVTPLGAGQDVGRSCILVSIGGKNVMLDCGMHMGYNDDRRFPDFSYITQNGRLTEFLDCVIISHFHLDHCGALPYMSEMIGYDGPIYMTHPTKAICPILLEDYRKITVDKKGETNFFTSQMIKDCMKKVVAIHLHQTVQVDDELEIKAYYAGHVLGAAMVHIRVGSESVVYTGDYNMTPDRHLGAAWIDKCRPDLLISESTYATTIRDSKRCRERDFLKKVHDAIERGGKVLIPVFALGRAQELCILLETFWERMNLKAPIYFSTGLTEKANHYYKLFITWTNQKIRKTFVQRNMFEFKHIKAFDRTYADNPGPMVVFATPGMLHAGQSLQIFRKWAGNDKNMVIMPGYCVQGTVGHKILSGQRKLEMEGRQTLEVKMQVEYMSFSAHADAKGIMQLIRQAEPQNVLLVHGEAKKMGFLKQKIEQEFSINCYMPANGETSTIVTNPNIPVDISLSLLKRDSALGPLPDPKKQKLMHGTLIIKDNSLRLVSPEQAVKELGLSEHHLRYTCKVQMQDHHSEQDTLNRIYNHLKNILKDYPIQHLPDGSVMVESILIKISAMSDDQSTKDVLVSWTYQDEELGSYLITLLKKGLPQSIAL; this comes from the exons AGACGCTTTCCTGATTTCTCCTACATAACTCAGAATGGAAGACTCACAGAGTTTCTCGACTGTGTCATTATCAG TCATTTTCATCTGGACCACTGTGGTGCTCTTCCTTACATGAGTGAGATGATTGGTTATGATGGCCCTATTTACATGACCCATCCTACAAAAGCCATTTGTCCAATCCTTTTAGAGGATTATAGGAAGATTACAGTTGATAAGAAAGGAGAGACCAACTTCTTTACTTCTCAGATGATAAAAGACTGCATGAAGAAAGTTGTAGCCATCCACCTCCATCAGACAGTACAG GTTGACGATGaacttgaaataaaagcatattACGCTGGACACGTGCTAGGTGCAGCCATGGTTCACATCCGGGTGGGCTCAGAATCGGTGGTGTATACC GGTGACTACAACATGACACCAGATCGACATCTAGG AGCTGCTTGGATTGACAAGTGTCGCCCTGATTTATTAATCTCGGAATCTACATATGCAACAACCATCAGAGACTCAAAACGATGCAGAGAAAGAGACTTCCTGAAGAAAGTGCATGATGCAATAGAAAGGGGTGGAAAG GTGCTGATTCCAGTCTTTGCCCTCGGACGAGCACAGGAACTTTGCATCCTGCTGGAAACCTTCTG GGagagaatgaacttgaaggcaccTATTTATTTCTCAACCGGACTGACGGAAAAAGCCAACCATTATTATAAATTATTCATTACATGGACCAATCAAAAAATTAGGAAGACTTTTGTGCAGAGAAACATGTTTGAGTTCAAACACATCAAGGCATTTGATAGGACATATGCTGACAACCCTGGACCAATG gttgtGTTTGCTACACCGGGCATGCTTCATGCTGGACAGTCCCTGCAGATTTTCAGGAAGTGGGCAGGCAATGACAAAAACATG GTTATCATGCCAGGGTACTGTGTGCAAGGAACAGTGGGACATAAAATTCTCAGTGGACAACGGAAACTTGAAATGGAGGGGAGACAAACT CTAGAAGTGAAGATGCAGGTGGAGTACATGTCATTCAGTGCACATGCTGATGCAAAAGGCATCATGCAGCTCATTCGTCAAGCAGAGCCACAAAATGTGCTGTTGGTCCATGGAGAAGCAAAGAAAATGGGATTCCTCAAACAGAAGATCGAGCAGGAGTTCA GTATTAATTGCTACATGCCAGCCAATGGAGAGACGTCTACAATAGTTACCAATCCCAATATTCCTGTGGATATTTCTCTCTCTTTGCTCAAGAGGGATTCAGCTCTTG GCCCACTACCTGATCCAAAGAAACAGAAACTAATGCACGGCACCCTGATTATAAAGGATAAC AGCCTTCGTCTGGTTTCGCCTGAACAGGCTGTAAAAGAGTTGGGTCTCAGCGAGCATCATCTTCGCTACACTTGCAAAGTACAGATGCAAGATCATCACTCCGAACAGGACACCTTAAACCGAATATACAATCATCTCAAAAA CATCTTGAAAGATTATCCTATTCAGCACCTCCCCGATGGCTCTGTGATGGTGGAATCCATTCTCATTAAAATCAGTGCAATGTCTGATGACCAGAGTACTAAGGATGTGTTGGTTTCATGGACTTACCAG GATGAGGAGTTGGGCAGTTACCTGATAACACTATTGAAGAAAGGGCTGCCTCAGTCTATAGCGCTCTGA
- the LOC127583255 gene encoding lysophosphatidic acid receptor 6, translating into MDNLGTPPSTGNCSYEAHFQYHLFPAVYTIVFILGLTGNVSALCIFMKKTKNASPSFIYIANLIVVDIIYICTLPFRIHYHIKKNNWIFGDITCRITGTFYFANIYLSVTFLSLICMDRYIAVVHPRKYIRMRGTNCSRVTSALVWMLAFAIMLPLIFSGSLNNVQANNTTACFENFDADAYSKKMAVYHIMAFLFGFLLPFTVIIIFYPLAAKKIAQLKSSVHKEKALTIIWVIMVISILCFVPYHITHLLYFLARLDFIQNCAFGNFLYKIRRVTMALVSLNCCLDPLIYFFATNKFKLNYGRKRGSLQKVYSIACRQTQN; encoded by the coding sequence ATGGACAACTTGGGAACACCTCCCTCAACCGGCAACTGTAGTTATGAGGCTCATTTCCAGTACCATTTATTTCCAGCAGTCTATACCATTGTGTTCATTCTGGGCTTGACTGGAAATGTCTCAGCCCTGTGCATATTTATGAAGAAAACTAAGAATGCCTCCCCATCTTTCATCTACATTGCAAACCTGATTGTCGTGGACATCATTTATATTTGCACCTTGCCCTTCAGGATCCATTACCACATAAAAAAGAACAACTGGATCTTTGGAGACATAACCTGTCGGATCACAGGGACCTTCTATTTTGCCAACATTTACCTCAGCGTTACTTTCCTCAGCCTGATTTGCATGGACCGTTATATTGCAGTGGTCCACCCTAGAAAATACATCAGGATGAGAGGCACAAACTGCTCGCGGGTGACCTCAGCTCTGGTGTGGATGTTGGCCTTTGCTATCATGCTTCCCTTAATCTTTAGTGGCTCATTGAACAACGTCCAAGCAAACAACACAACAGCTTGCTTCGAGAACTTTGACGCTGATGCTTATAGCAAAAAGATGGCAGTGTATCACATTATGGCATTCCTCTTTGGTTTCTTACTTCCATTTACAGTTATTATTATATTTTACCCCTTGGCAGCCAAGAAAATAGCCCAGCTTAAAAGCAGTGTCCACAAGGAAAAGGCTTTGACAATCATCTGGGTCATTATGGTGATCTCAATTCTTTGCTTCGTCCCATATCACATCACCCACTTACTCTATTTCCTTGCTCGCTTGGACTTTATTCAAAACTGTGCTTTCGGTAACTTCCTCTACAAGATTCGGCGAGTTACCATGGCCTTGGTCAGCCTCAACTGCTGCTTGGACCCTCTGATATATTTCTTTGCAACCAACAAATTCAAGCTAAACTATGGAAGAAAAAGGGGATCACTTCAGAAGGTTTACAGCATTGCCTGCCGCCAAACTCAGAACTGA